The following coding sequences are from one Hippopotamus amphibius kiboko isolate mHipAmp2 chromosome 9, mHipAmp2.hap2, whole genome shotgun sequence window:
- the FIBIN gene encoding fin bud initiation factor homolog produces the protein MVFLKFLWMGFLCHLCQGYFDGPLYPEMSNGTLHHYFVPDGDYEENDDPEKCQLLFRVSDHRRCSQGEGSPASSLLSLTLREEFTVLGRQVEDAGRVLEGISKSISYDLDGEESYGKYLRRESHQIGDAYSNSDKSLTELESKFKQGQEQDSRQESRLNEDFLGMLVHTRSLLKETLDISVGLRDKYELLALTIRSHGTRLGRLKNDYLKVETSAVPLWLCVS, from the exons ATGGTGTTCCTGAAATTCCTCTGGATGGGTTTTCTGTGCCACCTGTGTCAGGGCTATTTCGATGGCCCTCTCTATCCAGAGATGTCCAATGGGACTCTGCACCACTACTTTGTGCCCGACGGGGACTACGAGGAGAACGATGACCCCGAGAAGTGTCAGCTGCTCTTCAGGGTGAGTGACCACCGGCGCTGCTCCCAGGGGGAGGGGAGCCCGGCCAGCAGTCTGCTGAGCCTCACCCTGCGGGAGGAATTCACCGTGCTGGGCCGCCAGGTGGAGGACGCGGGGCGCGTGCTGGAGGGCATAAGTAAGAGCATCTCCTACGACCTGGACGGGGAGGAGAGCTATGGCAAGTACCTGCGGCGGGAGTCCCACCAGATCGGGGATGCCTACTCCAACTCGGACAAGTCCCTCACTGAGCTGGAAAGCAAGTTCAAGCAGGGCCAGGAACAGGACAGCCGGCAAGAGAGCAGGCTCAACGAGGACTTCTTGGGGATGCTGGTCCACACCAGGTCCCTGCTGAAGGAAACGCTCGACATCTCTGTGGGGCTCAGGGACAAATACGAGCTGCTGGCCCTCACCATCAGGAGCCATGGGACCCGGCTAGGTCGGCTGAAAAATGATTATCTTAAAGT GGAGACGTCTGCGGTGCCTCTGTGGCTGTGTGTAAGTTAA